Genomic DNA from Xiphophorus couchianus chromosome 12, X_couchianus-1.0, whole genome shotgun sequence:
tttattaaagatttaaaaggAAAGTTTGTTTGACTGCAAATagaaactttgatttaaaaatgcaaaatgattcagagaattaaaacacaactttgaactttaaacagaaaaatcaggTTAACAGATTTTGATCTCAGATGTTTTGGCATCAGCAGCTTTTCCAACACTAAAATAAGCAAAGAGTTTCTCAGTGAAAGTGTCTCTGTAAGTGTAGATGAGACTCTTGTCTTCAGAGTCGTAGAAGGAAACCTCCCCTCTGTCATAGTCCAGCTGGACTCTGATCCTCTGGAGACTTTTTTCCACTCCGACAGTCTTTTTAGCACCATTAGTGTATTTTCCATCACCATGCAGCAAACACCAGATTCCATTTTTTGGTGAAGCAGATATCTCTCCCTTCCTGTCAACAGACTTTTTAACCAAACCAATGACCCAGTCAGGATGATCTCCCACCTCCACCTCCCAGCTGTGTTTCCCTGAGCTGAAGCCCTGAGAACCAAAAACATTGGGGTACCTCGTGTTTCTCTCTGGATTATCAGGAAGCTGCTGCCATTTGCCTCCATGTCCCACCCTGGTCAGATCATCAGACAGATGGATCCATGGACTTGCAGTGTTTGGGTCCAGAATGATGGGACTGAACTTCACCTTGCCCTTCATCTTCTCCCAGACTCTGAAGGACAGGTTGCCCAGGTGTTTGGCCACATCTATCAGAGCTCCTGAGAACAGCTGTGGATCTGgcagtgacctctgacctctggctcTTCTCTGAGTGGCTTTATAACTGCTGAGGAACGACAGGTTGTCTTTCTGCAGCTCTTCTTCAACAGCAGAGATACTGTCTGACAGAGAGGAGATCTGCTCCTCAATCCTCTTCATCTCTCTGCTGAtagtcttcttcttctgctcctcttcctccctcagaGCTGCCAGTCTggactcctcttcctctctcaggAACTGGTGGAGCTTGTTGAACTCTGCTCTGATCTGTCTCTCTGTGGACGACAGCTGCTTCTTGGAGTGTTGAATCACATCATCGTATGTTTTCTccacttctttgtgtttgttccttTTGTCCTGCAGAGACTTTAAGTCAGATTTCAGCTGCTCCTTCAGATCTCTGACTGCTTGTTCACGAGGAACCACACTGTGACTCTGGTGGCGAGAAAATTCCCTGTTGGGACACACAGCTCTCTGCTTGTCTTCACAGTACAGTTTAGGATCTTGGTGTTTACTGCAGACCACCATCCGCTGCTTTTCTCCAGTTTCTGTCTCTGATGATCCAGATTTCTGTCTTTCAGTAAAAGATTCAGCCAGTTCCTTCAGGGTTAAATTTATTGACAGATCATCTTTAGAAGATCTTCTTTTACAGATAGGACAGTTCTTGTTTCCAGTTTGTTCCCAGAATTTCTGCAGGCAGCTTGAACAGAAGCTGTGGTTGCAGCTCAGAGACACAGGATTTCTGAAAGACTCTGAACAAACATGGCAGCTCAGGTAACGTTCAATCAGAGCTCTCTCTG
This window encodes:
- the LOC114154737 gene encoding tripartite motif-containing protein 35-like translates to MAERALIERYLSCHVCSESFRNPVSLSCNHSFCSSCLQKFWEQTGNKNCPICKRRSSKDDLSINLTLKELAESFTERQKSGSSETETGEKQRMVVCSKHQDPKLYCEDKQRAVCPNREFSRHQSHSVVPREQAVRDLKEQLKSDLKSLQDKRNKHKEVEKTYDDVIQHSKKQLSSTERQIRAEFNKLHQFLREEEESRLAALREEEEQKKKTISREMKRIEEQISSLSDSISAVEEELQKDNLSFLSSYKATQRRARGQRSLPDPQLFSGALIDVAKHLGNLSFRVWEKMKGKVKFSPIILDPNTASPWIHLSDDLTRVGHGGKWQQLPDNPERNTRYPNVFGSQGFSSGKHSWEVEVGDHPDWVIGLVKKSVDRKGEISASPKNGIWCLLHGDGKYTNGAKKTVGVEKSLQRIRVQLDYDRGEVSFYDSEDKSLIYTYRDTFTEKLFAYFSVGKAADAKTSEIKIC